One window from the genome of Crassostrea angulata isolate pt1a10 chromosome 2, ASM2561291v2, whole genome shotgun sequence encodes:
- the LOC128171383 gene encoding uncharacterized protein LOC128171383 isoform X1 yields MDTASSSYRVHQCSKCPGDTGYFCVSCPCDLCPQCKENHVKDLKTIDHDVVSHRDKINYIPTQEICVKHPSHVYTKYCEPCQVPVCDSWFGHKSHKLPVRVCLFGQKKHKIQDIQKAYKRKRQQHRRIIHTFRSEALFYRPVLLTGIKADVKTCHTEFSFLQSKMLTKAQRLKDLIDDVIYDLLNNVFCDFDFKHRCKKQKIEMSRHIVRLRRYEHRYVQPAFIFSALQFLSFTKTALPQIHLTLHTSHLSMTESLNKEDVMESLSAIQITERGNRRVGNQCLLKLTSGAEFHQSLTVTGVGCCDHISCVTSDRVWVSDRENNLILTDTTGVPLQRVEVSWSGRGLHTVNSESELIYIDINDNINKLSKDMKRTTTFIERTGSTWRPQCVYLSPFTGDLLVVMYQYRTKTGKVTRYNQSGQLTQTIQYNNTGRGQYRSPCYITENNNGDVVVSDYIDFVSGAVVVTERGGRHLFSYTGHPSGSRLYPHGICTDALSHILVCDVGTNTVQMLNKDGQFLSHLLTKSPVMRGPRSLSYDVNTHRLCVGSWNNNKVCVYRYITRQDALTDEHIPRPDGDTRYTTSRHNTTH; encoded by the exons ATGGACACAGCAAGCTCCTCATATAGAGTACATCAATGCTCTAAGTGTCCGGGAGACACAGGGTACTTTTGTGTATCGTGTCCATGTGATCTTTGTCCCCAGTGTAAAGAGAATCATGTAAAAGATCTCAAAACAATAGACCATGATGTTGTGTCACACCGTGATAAAATCAATTACATCCCAACACAAGAGATCTGTGTGAAACATCCTAGCCATGTTTATACAAAGTACTGTGAACCTTGTCAAGTTCCTGTGTGTGATTCTTGGTTTGGACATAAATCACACAAACTCCCTGTCAGAGTTTGTCTCTTTGGACAAAAAAAGCACAAAATTCAGGATATACAAAAAGCTTATAAAAGAAAGCGACAACAACACAGAAGAATCATTCACACATTCAGAAGTgaggctctcttttacagacctgttctcctgACAGGAATCAAAGCTGATGTCAAAACCTGTCACACAGAATTCTCCTTTCTTCAATCAAAGATGTTAACAAAGGCCCAGAGACTGAAGGATCTCATTGACGATGTGATTTATGATCTATTGAACAATGTGTTTTGtgactttgatttcaaacacagatgtaaaaaacaaaagatagaAATGAGCAGACATATTGTCAGACTAAGGAGATATGAACACAGATATGTACAGCCAGCATTCATATTCAGTGCGCTACAATTCCTCTCATTCACAAAGACAGCCCTCCCCCAGATACATCTTACACTCCACACTAGCCATctctccatgactgagtcactcaacaaggaggatgtgatggagtcactgagtgcaatccaaattacagagagaggaaaccgacgcgtaggaaaccagtgtctgctgaaactgacgtcTGGTGCTGAGTTCCATCAATCTCTCACAGTGACAGGTGTTGGTTGTTGTGATCACATTTCCTGTGTtacatcagaccgggtctgggtcagtgatagAGAAAACAATCTTATattgacagacacaacaggtgtccctctacaaCGTGTGGAGGTTTCATGGAGTGGTAGAGGATTACACACAGTaaacagtgagagtgaactgatttatatagatataaatgataacatcaacaaactgtcaaaggatatgaaaagaaccaccacatttatagagagaacagGCTCTACATGGAGACCACAATGTGTGTACTTGTCCCCGTtcactggggatctactggtcgtTATGTATCAGTATAGGACAAagacaggcaaggtaacccggtataaccagagtggacaactcacacaaaccatacaATACAACAACACAGGACGGGGACAGTATAGATCACCttgctatataacagagaacaacaatggggatgtcgtggtgtctgactatATAGACTTTGTGTctggtgctgtagtggtgacagagcgtggaggaagacatctTTTCTCCTACACGGGACATCCATCAGGATCACGACTATATCCAcatggaatctgtactgacgcgctgtcacacatcctggtgtgtgatgtaGGAACCAACACAGTACAGATGTTAAataaggacggtcagttcctgtcacatctactgacaaAATCACCAGTGATGCGTGGACCACggagcctgagttatgatgtcaacactcaccgtctctgtGTCGGATCATGGAACAACAACAAGGTGtgtgtctacaggtatatcaccagacaggacgctctgacag atgaacacaTACCCCGTCCTGATGGAGACACCCGATACACGACATCTCGTCACAACACAACTCATTAA
- the LOC128171383 gene encoding uncharacterized protein LOC128171383 isoform X2, protein MDTASSSYRVHQCSKCPGDTGYFCVSCPCDLCPQCKENHVKDLKTIDHDVVSHRDKINYIPTQEICVKHPSHVYTKYCEPCQVPVCDSWFGHKSHKLPVRVCLFGQKKHKIQDIQKAYKRKRQQHRRIIHTFRSEALFYRPVLLTGIKADVKTCHTEFSFLQSKMLTKAQRLKDLIDDVIYDLLNNVFCDFDFKHRCKKQKIEMSRHIVRLRRYEHRYVQPAFIFSALQFLSFTKTALPQIHLTLHTSHLSMTESLNKEDVMESLSAIQITERGNRRVGNQCLLKLTSGAEFHQSLTVTGVGCCDHISCVTSDRVWVSDRENNLILTDTTGVPLQRVEVSWSGRGLHTVNSESELIYIDINDNINKLSKDMKRTTTFIERTGSTWRPQCVYLSPFTGDLLVVMYQYRTKTGKVTRYNQSGQLTQTIQYNNTGRGQYRSPCYITENNNGDVVVSDYIDFVSGAVVVTERGGRHLFSYTGHPSGSRLYPHGICTDALSHILVCDVGTNTVQMLNKDGQFLSHLLTKSPVMRGPRSLSYDVNTHRLCVGSWNNNKVCVYRYITRQDALTDEHTPRPDEEAMSSSSPAV, encoded by the exons ATGGACACAGCAAGCTCCTCATATAGAGTACATCAATGCTCTAAGTGTCCGGGAGACACAGGGTACTTTTGTGTATCGTGTCCATGTGATCTTTGTCCCCAGTGTAAAGAGAATCATGTAAAAGATCTCAAAACAATAGACCATGATGTTGTGTCACACCGTGATAAAATCAATTACATCCCAACACAAGAGATCTGTGTGAAACATCCTAGCCATGTTTATACAAAGTACTGTGAACCTTGTCAAGTTCCTGTGTGTGATTCTTGGTTTGGACATAAATCACACAAACTCCCTGTCAGAGTTTGTCTCTTTGGACAAAAAAAGCACAAAATTCAGGATATACAAAAAGCTTATAAAAGAAAGCGACAACAACACAGAAGAATCATTCACACATTCAGAAGTgaggctctcttttacagacctgttctcctgACAGGAATCAAAGCTGATGTCAAAACCTGTCACACAGAATTCTCCTTTCTTCAATCAAAGATGTTAACAAAGGCCCAGAGACTGAAGGATCTCATTGACGATGTGATTTATGATCTATTGAACAATGTGTTTTGtgactttgatttcaaacacagatgtaaaaaacaaaagatagaAATGAGCAGACATATTGTCAGACTAAGGAGATATGAACACAGATATGTACAGCCAGCATTCATATTCAGTGCGCTACAATTCCTCTCATTCACAAAGACAGCCCTCCCCCAGATACATCTTACACTCCACACTAGCCATctctccatgactgagtcactcaacaaggaggatgtgatggagtcactgagtgcaatccaaattacagagagaggaaaccgacgcgtaggaaaccagtgtctgctgaaactgacgtcTGGTGCTGAGTTCCATCAATCTCTCACAGTGACAGGTGTTGGTTGTTGTGATCACATTTCCTGTGTtacatcagaccgggtctgggtcagtgatagAGAAAACAATCTTATattgacagacacaacaggtgtccctctacaaCGTGTGGAGGTTTCATGGAGTGGTAGAGGATTACACACAGTaaacagtgagagtgaactgatttatatagatataaatgataacatcaacaaactgtcaaaggatatgaaaagaaccaccacatttatagagagaacagGCTCTACATGGAGACCACAATGTGTGTACTTGTCCCCGTtcactggggatctactggtcgtTATGTATCAGTATAGGACAAagacaggcaaggtaacccggtataaccagagtggacaactcacacaaaccatacaATACAACAACACAGGACGGGGACAGTATAGATCACCttgctatataacagagaacaacaatggggatgtcgtggtgtctgactatATAGACTTTGTGTctggtgctgtagtggtgacagagcgtggaggaagacatctTTTCTCCTACACGGGACATCCATCAGGATCACGACTATATCCAcatggaatctgtactgacgcgctgtcacacatcctggtgtgtgatgtaGGAACCAACACAGTACAGATGTTAAataaggacggtcagttcctgtcacatctactgacaaAATCACCAGTGATGCGTGGACCACggagcctgagttatgatgtcaacactcaccgtctctgtGTCGGATCATGGAACAACAACAAGGTGtgtgtctacaggtatatcaccagacaggacgctctgacag ATGAACACACACCCCGTCCTGATGAGGAGGCCATGTCCAGCTCATCACCAGCCGTATAA